One segment of Campylobacter hominis ATCC BAA-381 DNA contains the following:
- a CDS encoding Mu-like prophage major head subunit gpT family protein: MAKDGVFEASNDYRFMKDEALFGCKSFMNAGYALWQLAYKSTGA; encoded by the coding sequence GTGGCAAAAGATGGAGTCTTTGAAGCAAGCAACGACTATCGTTTTATGAAAGATGAAGCGCTTTTCGGTTGCAAAAGCTTCATGAATGCAGGTTATGCACTTTGGCAACTAGCATACAAATCAACCGGCGCATAA